A genomic stretch from Leptospira andrefontaineae includes:
- a CDS encoding hybrid sensor histidine kinase/response regulator — MTQIPADILTFIKFFENSDGTSIYVNHIIRDKNGKIVDMKLHYCNDQAAKLVKMEKSTLIGKKYTELRPKELETNPEIVEFFESISKKGSEWRGIRQSAISRKYYDSTIICPEDDWTISIAKDLNQEIKEKDIFREAAYRNEDAVYYLEPIFDDKGSITDFLYKDLNPAAEAEIGMPKEIAIGKNLCKLFPQNLELGTFDLYKNVYLTQHAEKREYEIKDNQGNPGFYLLQISRVYEGLLISNKNITEIRNVENQLRIQKEQLEFTYLASNDGYWDYNVNTEQLFLSERWKTMLGYTNEEISSDDVHLWRKLVHPKDLRIALSAFQRHQEEGTARFDRVLRFKTKSGEYMFIRSRALIIEDENGQPARIVGTHTDISAAKESELALEKAKEKAEQADKAKSEFLGMISHEMRTPLNGIFGMANLLSSSKLDEEQKEYLKDLSDSTEILSRLIDDLLQVITLDSAKIEIKEEPFEIKTFTDLIRILVEPKASEKNIEFNIFISEKFPKVIVGDRTRIEQVVLNLITNSIKFTDKGSVTLTLDLEGKDSILFKVKDTGIGIKDEARQRIFDAFHQEDLADTRKYKGVGLGLYIVKSLTSRMKGDVRLNSEPGLGSEFSIILPLKTETGTPFNPTQIQSETVPTFTSSSVLIVDDNEINVKILAKHLSKTGIQSDSALSGREALKLLDTNEKKYDLILLDLQMPEMDGYHTADAIHALNSFNAKTPIVAVTASSFSEAYEKCVQHGIEGFIGKPFQPKQLYKVLTDFL, encoded by the coding sequence ATGACTCAGATCCCAGCAGACATTCTTACATTCATTAAGTTTTTTGAAAATTCAGATGGGACTTCCATATATGTGAACCATATTATTCGAGACAAGAATGGCAAGATCGTAGATATGAAATTGCATTATTGTAACGATCAAGCTGCAAAGCTTGTAAAAATGGAGAAGAGCACACTTATCGGTAAAAAGTATACCGAACTCAGGCCGAAAGAATTAGAAACGAATCCGGAAATCGTCGAATTTTTCGAATCCATTAGCAAAAAGGGTTCCGAATGGAGAGGGATCCGTCAATCGGCGATTTCCAGAAAATATTACGACTCCACAATTATTTGTCCAGAAGATGATTGGACCATTTCTATCGCAAAAGACTTAAACCAAGAGATCAAAGAGAAGGACATTTTCAGAGAGGCCGCCTATAGGAATGAGGATGCGGTTTATTATCTAGAACCTATTTTTGACGACAAAGGATCCATTACGGATTTCTTATATAAGGATCTAAATCCGGCAGCCGAAGCCGAGATAGGGATGCCTAAAGAAATCGCGATCGGTAAGAACTTATGTAAATTATTTCCTCAAAATCTGGAATTAGGCACATTTGACCTATATAAGAATGTATATCTCACCCAACATGCGGAGAAAAGAGAATACGAGATCAAAGATAATCAGGGAAATCCAGGATTTTATCTATTACAGATCAGCAGAGTGTATGAAGGACTTCTTATCAGTAATAAGAATATTACAGAAATTCGAAATGTTGAAAACCAGCTCAGAATACAAAAAGAACAATTAGAATTCACTTATCTGGCCTCCAATGATGGATACTGGGATTATAATGTTAATACCGAACAACTTTTCCTTTCTGAAAGATGGAAAACTATGCTCGGTTATACGAATGAAGAAATCTCCTCCGATGATGTTCACCTCTGGAGAAAATTGGTACATCCGAAGGATCTAAGAATTGCACTTTCAGCTTTCCAAAGACACCAGGAAGAAGGAACAGCAAGATTCGATAGGGTTTTAAGATTTAAAACGAAATCCGGAGAATATATGTTCATTCGTTCCAGAGCCTTGATCATCGAAGACGAAAATGGACAGCCTGCTCGTATTGTAGGAACTCATACGGATATCTCTGCTGCTAAAGAATCTGAGCTTGCTTTAGAAAAGGCAAAAGAGAAGGCAGAACAAGCCGACAAGGCCAAGTCCGAATTTTTAGGAATGATCTCTCATGAAATGAGAACTCCTTTAAACGGGATATTCGGTATGGCCAATCTACTTTCCAGTTCAAAATTAGATGAGGAACAAAAAGAATATCTAAAAGATCTTTCCGACTCCACTGAAATTCTTTCCAGACTGATAGATGATCTATTACAAGTAATCACCTTAGATTCGGCCAAAATAGAGATCAAAGAAGAACCTTTTGAGATCAAAACATTCACAGATCTGATACGTATATTAGTAGAACCTAAAGCTTCAGAAAAGAATATCGAATTCAATATTTTCATCTCTGAAAAATTCCCAAAAGTGATCGTAGGGGACAGGACCAGGATCGAACAGGTAGTACTGAACCTAATCACAAATTCCATCAAGTTTACAGACAAAGGATCTGTGACACTCACTTTGGATTTAGAAGGAAAAGACTCCATACTATTTAAAGTAAAAGATACAGGTATTGGAATTAAGGACGAAGCTAGACAGAGGATCTTTGATGCATTCCACCAGGAAGATCTAGCAGACACTCGCAAATATAAAGGAGTAGGACTCGGACTTTATATAGTCAAAAGTTTGACTTCTAGAATGAAAGGAGATGTCCGTTTGAATTCTGAGCCTGGACTTGGTTCAGAATTTTCCATTATTCTTCCTTTAAAAACTGAAACTGGCACTCCTTTTAACCCAACACAGATCCAGTCCGAAACGGTTCCTACATTTACTTCGAGTTCTGTTCTTATCGTAGATGATAACGAGATCAACGTAAAGATACTTGCCAAACATTTGAGTAAAACCGGGATACAATCGGACTCCGCTCTAAGTGGCAGAGAGGCATTAAAACTTTTAGATACAAATGAAAAGAAATACGATTTGATCTTATTGGATCTACAAATGCCCGAAATGGATGGATACCATACTGCGGATGCAATACATGCTTTAAATTCTTTTAATGCAAAAACTCCTATCGTTGCTGTCACTGCTAGTTCCTTTTCAGAAGCATATGAAAAATGTGTTCAACATGGAATAGAAGGTTTTATCGGCAAACCATTCCAACCAAAACAATTGTATAAAGTTCTTACCGATTTTCTATGA
- a CDS encoding TolC family protein yields MGGNKIYHKCFQLDVMQHKQNQATFRSVFYLGIFLSAISISGDTRDDLEKEGVWTTTSLIRYSLENSVQAKMSRLDLENSEYDWEKENGKYNFIGTLTANTQKTNNLPLPQYTLQGREITSNTISAGLSKVFNTGTTASLTVSDNRYETDAGKRPEQQGTIAQQFAQPSLHFANLGFTLKQELLKNIFGYQQRRSLEISRRSSAVRRLDAMNTLSRSVVQSLLSFWNLSLADENLKTAELLVKSVKNVKDITSSKVRMGVAEDYESGQWNALLISAENQLRQAKLEKDRVRRDLLVSLGKDPETKVNFALVLDDSLPSLGAEDSETEEAFQHRYDFKSIALQKQNAATALEISKNGLLPSLYVSGTYNSREYDRNFPQSFDGIGSGRFTQNSAEIKMDYPLGNDTARAEFRNSQTQSRKLDLLLEQTKEQVKTDVRQGLQKINTTYEILEESKKNLSQAEKFYSGILPRYRYGRATSVNVKNALDLVAQAKYGLMQAKVNYNSALVQYELSKGTLFRKYGMDAEEVLNQNTGDQK; encoded by the coding sequence ATGGGTGGAAACAAAATATACCATAAATGTTTCCAGTTGGATGTTATGCAACACAAACAGAATCAGGCAACCTTTCGCAGCGTTTTTTACTTAGGCATTTTTCTAAGTGCTATTTCTATTTCCGGAGATACTCGGGACGATCTGGAGAAAGAAGGAGTTTGGACAACTACTTCTCTTATTCGTTATTCTTTGGAGAATTCAGTTCAGGCTAAGATGAGCCGACTGGACTTGGAAAACTCAGAGTACGATTGGGAGAAGGAGAACGGTAAGTATAATTTTATCGGGACCTTAACCGCCAATACTCAAAAGACGAATAACTTACCTCTTCCTCAATACACTTTGCAGGGTAGAGAGATCACAAGTAATACAATCTCCGCAGGTTTATCAAAAGTTTTTAATACGGGAACCACCGCAAGTTTAACAGTCTCCGATAACCGTTATGAAACGGATGCGGGTAAAAGACCGGAACAGCAAGGAACAATCGCGCAACAATTCGCACAGCCAAGTCTTCATTTTGCAAATCTTGGTTTCACTCTCAAGCAAGAATTGCTTAAGAATATTTTCGGATACCAGCAAAGAAGATCCCTGGAGATCAGCAGAAGAAGTTCCGCAGTCCGAAGATTGGACGCGATGAATACTCTCTCCAGATCCGTGGTCCAATCTCTATTATCTTTTTGGAATTTATCCTTAGCGGACGAAAATCTTAAAACTGCAGAGCTACTAGTCAAAAGTGTGAAGAATGTAAAAGATATCACTTCTTCCAAGGTTCGTATGGGAGTGGCAGAAGATTATGAGTCGGGTCAATGGAATGCACTTTTGATCTCTGCAGAGAACCAACTTAGACAGGCAAAACTAGAAAAAGATAGAGTTCGCAGAGACTTACTTGTTTCTTTGGGAAAAGATCCTGAAACTAAAGTGAATTTTGCTTTGGTTCTGGACGATTCTCTTCCTTCTTTAGGCGCAGAAGATTCTGAAACAGAAGAAGCATTTCAACATAGATACGATTTCAAAAGTATCGCATTACAAAAACAAAATGCAGCAACAGCATTGGAGATTTCCAAAAACGGATTATTACCTTCTCTTTATGTGAGCGGAACTTATAATTCACGCGAATACGATCGTAATTTTCCTCAAAGTTTTGATGGAATAGGAAGCGGTAGATTTACCCAAAATTCCGCAGAGATCAAGATGGATTATCCTCTTGGGAACGATACCGCAAGAGCTGAATTTAGGAATTCGCAAACACAAAGTAGAAAGTTGGACCTTCTTTTGGAGCAAACAAAAGAACAGGTCAAAACTGATGTGAGACAAGGATTACAAAAGATCAATACTACTTACGAGATCTTAGAAGAATCTAAAAAGAATCTCTCTCAAGCGGAGAAGTTTTACTCGGGCATTCTGCCCAGATACAGATACGGAAGAGCCACATCCGTAAACGTTAAGAACGCATTGGACCTGGTAGCTCAGGCTAAATACGGACTGATGCAGGCAAAAGTGAATTATAACTCGGCGCTAGTACAATACGAGCTCTCTAAGGGTACACTATTTCGCAAATACGGAATGGATGCCGAGGAAGTTCTGAACCAAAACACCGGAGACCAAAAATGA